A genome region from candidate division KSB1 bacterium includes the following:
- a CDS encoding NAD-dependent deacylase: protein MKNFSPTLLAHLQPQAKIAVLTGAGISAESGLSTFRGPNGLWKNYRPENLATPEAFQRNPKLVWEWYNHRREAVRQHAPNPGHFALAQMEALFKDFALITQNVDGYHRRAGSRAVYELHGNIMKSRCRECHHECEAGKENWREGLAYCACGGLYRPGVVWFGEMLPQHALEQAFVAAENCEVFFSIGTSAVVYPAAALPQVAAERGKYVVEINPEETALTPLANEFLQGKAGEILPALVNYIKQV, encoded by the coding sequence ATGAAAAATTTTAGCCCGACTCTGCTGGCGCACCTGCAACCTCAGGCAAAAATCGCCGTGCTCACCGGCGCCGGCATCTCGGCGGAAAGCGGGTTGTCGACCTTTCGCGGCCCGAATGGGTTGTGGAAAAATTACCGGCCGGAAAATTTGGCCACGCCCGAGGCTTTTCAGCGCAATCCCAAACTGGTGTGGGAATGGTATAATCATCGTCGCGAAGCGGTGCGGCAACACGCGCCGAATCCCGGGCATTTCGCCCTGGCGCAGATGGAAGCGCTGTTCAAAGATTTTGCTTTGATCACGCAGAACGTCGATGGCTATCATCGCCGCGCCGGCAGCCGCGCGGTTTACGAACTGCACGGCAACATCATGAAAAGCCGCTGCCGCGAATGCCATCACGAATGCGAGGCCGGCAAGGAAAATTGGCGAGAGGGGCTGGCGTATTGTGCTTGTGGTGGGCTGTATCGCCCCGGCGTCGTGTGGTTCGGAGAAATGCTGCCGCAGCACGCGCTCGAACAGGCTTTTGTTGCGGCGGAAAACTGTGAGGTTTTTTTCTCGATCGGCACCTCGGCAGTGGTGTATCCGGCCGCGGCCTTGCCGCAAGTTGCCGCCGAGCGCGGGAAGTACGTCGTCGAAATCAACCCCGAAGAAACGGCGTTGACGCCGCTGGCGAATGAATTTTTGCAAGGCAAAGCCGGTGAAATTTTGCCGGCGCTTGTCAATTATATTAAACAGGTGTGA
- a CDS encoding Gx transporter family protein, with the protein MRSLIKTSPPAQWLTRTALLAGFGLVMFLFEAIVPRPLPWAKPGLANIATLLALYTLGAASAWAVTLLRVLLGSFFIGSFMNPGFWLSLAGGVAAVVVMTAIKTCGSKHFSVIGVSLAGALAHVLAQIIVAGFFIVRRVEIVYLLPAMLWPALFAGVVVGIAALLLLERLCDGTKPDLGNRFW; encoded by the coding sequence ATGCGGTCACTTATTAAAACAAGCCCGCCGGCGCAATGGCTGACCCGCACCGCGCTGCTCGCCGGATTCGGCCTGGTGATGTTTCTCTTCGAGGCGATTGTGCCGCGGCCGCTGCCGTGGGCCAAACCCGGGCTGGCGAATATCGCGACGCTGCTGGCGCTGTACACGTTGGGCGCAGCGAGCGCCTGGGCCGTCACCTTGCTGCGCGTGCTGCTCGGCAGTTTTTTCATCGGCTCGTTCATGAATCCGGGATTTTGGCTGTCGCTGGCCGGCGGTGTCGCTGCTGTTGTCGTCATGACGGCTATCAAAACTTGTGGGTCGAAACACTTCAGCGTCATTGGCGTCAGCTTGGCCGGCGCCCTGGCGCATGTGTTGGCGCAAATCATAGTCGCCGGATTTTTCATTGTGCGCCGTGTGGAAATTGTGTATCTATTACCAGCGATGTTGTGGCCGGCGCTGTTTGCCGGCGTCGTGGTCGGCATCGCCGCGCTGTTGTTGCTGGAAAGATTATGCGACGGAACGAAGCCAGACCTGGGCAATAGATTTTGGTAA
- a CDS encoding DUF1992 domain-containing protein — MLAFERLAEEKIRDAIAAGEFDRLPGKGKPLIFDEPIGLRAEDRMAYLVLKNSGFLPDCLLWRKELEMCLSELERFFEHCRQRLGNLLNHLQTLHDETIRTSNEPAPEKRCAWLWPITTLLRRGEQNSARRRGKEVSANGSMARERQALRRTYEGERRDLRSRLSELAHRADGAAQQLHQALVEKEIRDHRPVVILLGSPYVSSAEILLQFDREFPVSPRQKFYEKF; from the coding sequence ATGCTCGCCTTCGAACGCCTGGCTGAAGAAAAGATCCGTGACGCCATTGCCGCCGGTGAATTTGATCGCCTGCCCGGCAAGGGCAAGCCGCTCATTTTTGACGAGCCAATCGGCCTGCGAGCGGAAGATCGGATGGCCTATCTTGTTCTGAAAAACAGCGGTTTTTTGCCGGACTGTTTGCTATGGCGAAAAGAATTGGAAATGTGCTTGAGCGAACTGGAACGATTTTTCGAGCATTGCCGGCAGCGGTTGGGCAACCTTCTAAATCATTTGCAGACATTGCACGATGAGACGATAAGAACTTCGAATGAGCCGGCGCCGGAAAAACGCTGCGCGTGGCTTTGGCCAATCACCACGCTGTTAAGGAGAGGGGAACAAAATTCCGCGCGAAGGCGTGGGAAAGAGGTGAGTGCCAACGGCTCGATGGCGCGAGAAAGGCAGGCGCTGCGCCGAACCTACGAGGGCGAGCGCCGCGATTTACGAAGCCGGCTCAGTGAATTGGCCCATCGCGCCGATGGCGCCGCGCAACAATTGCATCAGGCGCTGGTTGAAAAAGAAATTCGCGATCACCGGCCGGTGGTGATCTTGCTCGGCAGTCCGTACGTTTCCAGCGCGGAGATTCTTTTGCAATTTGATCGAGAGTTTCCGGTTTCACCCCGGCAAAAATTTTATGAAAAATTTTAG
- a CDS encoding tetratricopeptide repeat protein yields MFQNAGGAARTIGLGGPQLLGPVDATTALWNPAGLAGLRENEFVLAAKRPFELSALGLMGYWPELGSFGFSLAQFPLANTKLERASLGWARSLGKPFSFGLALHGNRLRQDEFASASLGVIWHPLGVRLPLSRDPYHNSIFNDPLTSFPLAFSLQASDVPIGRERLSAYYVAGTAARFYRNGPAMLASFEWRNDDNVTRFGLASPVFQHFALYGGIIDFKLKKASLGLAALGSAYSFDMVYAFAEKKFFSGLAFRLGAKPGERARQHLARGMSLAKSANFRSALKQFKHYLSFEPENAKIIRLDSALTAQIRRENERIARLMDEGQALEKRLKYVQAAVNYIAVLQIDREHRAAQSRLARLAPQLDLYIKRQYRNAMQLFEDGNYTEARKLFESILLVGKNYADTQDLLNQIYARQHEEAEKMFVRGLGYYEQENFLKAREHFQQALSLSPNYEQAQAYFDSSQAKLEEQKARIARRLAEAERFNRRQQYNRAYRVYREVLELEPTNETARAGINLLQSRIDSEVSEKLQTAKRAFDRGDYTQAGDLSRQILDLVPRHEEAGTLLQRINAINSRRADEHVRQGIIYFDAKEWNKAVDEFDKALSIDPRNRLAEQKRQEALSQSNIQQLFEQAQTQYNRSQFLKAIEFYRTILERDPRNALARAKLDECQRQIDLQTDRYFKRGLSLFIADDYEGAIKELDKALSLNPRHKQSLEYKQKAQQSLEALRRLRE; encoded by the coding sequence TTGTTTCAAAATGCCGGCGGCGCGGCGCGCACCATCGGCCTCGGCGGGCCGCAATTGCTTGGCCCAGTGGATGCGACGACGGCGCTGTGGAATCCGGCGGGGTTGGCCGGTTTGCGCGAAAACGAGTTTGTCCTGGCCGCGAAACGGCCTTTTGAATTATCCGCGCTCGGGCTGATGGGATATTGGCCGGAGCTTGGAAGTTTCGGATTTAGTTTGGCGCAATTTCCGCTGGCAAACACCAAATTGGAGCGCGCGAGCCTGGGGTGGGCACGTTCGCTCGGCAAACCCTTTTCGTTCGGATTAGCGCTACATGGAAATCGTTTGCGCCAGGACGAATTTGCCAGTGCCTCACTCGGCGTCATTTGGCACCCGCTCGGCGTGCGGCTGCCGTTATCCCGCGATCCCTACCATAATTCAATTTTTAATGATCCATTGACGAGCTTTCCGTTGGCTTTTTCGCTGCAGGCAAGTGATGTACCAATTGGCCGGGAACGGCTCTCGGCTTATTACGTTGCCGGCACCGCTGCACGGTTTTACAGGAATGGTCCGGCTATGCTCGCGAGTTTTGAATGGCGCAATGATGATAATGTGACTCGCTTCGGGTTGGCTTCGCCGGTTTTCCAACATTTTGCCTTGTATGGCGGCATCATTGATTTCAAACTGAAAAAAGCTTCACTCGGCCTGGCAGCATTGGGCAGTGCTTACAGTTTTGACATGGTTTATGCCTTTGCAGAAAAAAAATTTTTTTCCGGCCTCGCTTTTCGTCTCGGCGCCAAGCCGGGCGAGCGCGCTCGCCAGCATCTTGCCCGCGGCATGTCGCTGGCCAAATCCGCCAACTTTCGCTCAGCCCTAAAGCAATTCAAGCATTATTTATCCTTCGAGCCGGAAAATGCCAAAATCATACGACTTGATAGCGCCCTCACCGCGCAAATCCGGCGGGAAAACGAGCGCATCGCCAGGCTCATGGATGAAGGCCAGGCGCTCGAAAAACGGCTCAAGTACGTGCAGGCCGCGGTGAATTACATCGCCGTACTGCAGATTGACCGCGAGCATCGGGCTGCGCAAAGCCGTCTTGCCAGGCTGGCGCCGCAGCTCGATCTCTACATCAAGCGCCAGTATCGCAACGCCATGCAATTGTTCGAAGACGGCAATTATACCGAGGCGCGAAAACTTTTTGAAAGCATTTTGCTGGTGGGGAAAAATTACGCCGACACCCAGGACTTGCTCAATCAAATTTATGCCCGACAGCACGAAGAGGCGGAGAAAATGTTTGTGCGGGGTTTGGGCTATTACGAGCAGGAAAATTTTTTGAAGGCGCGTGAGCATTTTCAGCAGGCATTGTCGCTGTCGCCGAATTATGAGCAAGCACAGGCCTATTTCGATTCTTCGCAAGCGAAGTTGGAAGAGCAAAAAGCTCGCATTGCCCGGCGGCTGGCCGAGGCTGAGCGGTTCAACCGGCGACAACAATACAACCGCGCCTATCGCGTTTATCGTGAAGTTCTCGAACTCGAGCCAACCAATGAAACCGCCAGAGCCGGCATCAATTTGCTGCAAAGCCGCATCGACAGCGAGGTGAGCGAAAAACTGCAAACCGCCAAACGGGCCTTTGATCGCGGCGATTACACACAAGCCGGTGATCTCAGCCGGCAGATTTTGGATTTGGTGCCGCGACACGAAGAGGCCGGCACTCTTTTGCAACGTATCAATGCCATCAACAGCCGCCGAGCTGATGAACATGTCCGCCAGGGCATCATTTACTTCGACGCAAAGGAGTGGAATAAAGCGGTGGATGAATTTGACAAGGCTTTGAGCATCGATCCCCGAAACCGCCTGGCGGAACAAAAACGCCAGGAGGCGCTTTCACAAAGCAATATCCAGCAGTTGTTTGAGCAGGCGCAGACGCAATACAATCGCAGCCAATTTTTGAAGGCGATTGAATTTTACCGGACGATTTTGGAGCGCGATCCGAGAAACGCCCTCGCGCGCGCCAAGCTCGACGAATGCCAGCGCCAGATCGATCTGCAGACCGATCGCTATTTCAAGCGCGGCCTCAGCCTTTTTATCGCCGATGATTACGAAGGCGCGATCAAAGAATTGGACAAAGCCTTGAGCCTCAATCCGAGGCACAAGCAATCGCTTGAATATAAACAAAAAGCGCAGCAAAGCCTCGAAGCGCTGAGGCGGTTGCGCGAATGA
- a CDS encoding NusG domain II-containing protein yields MRTATKKVLNLLLSLRVGDGFIFVLFIALAVGSFWVGGFVRAKDKAAANVIAVITVGNHEIAAVNLADSSDFKVHGALGEMALRVENNGIRVRRSACPNQVCVKQGAARRPGEMLVCVPNRMIVFIRGKAATEMPPASEKTPVERRGDAVTY; encoded by the coding sequence ATGAGAACGGCAACGAAAAAGGTTTTAAATTTATTGCTGTCTTTGCGGGTGGGAGATGGTTTCATTTTCGTTTTGTTTATCGCGCTGGCGGTAGGCAGTTTTTGGGTTGGCGGCTTTGTTCGCGCCAAGGACAAAGCTGCCGCCAATGTCATCGCGGTGATCACTGTCGGCAATCATGAAATCGCCGCGGTGAATCTGGCGGATTCATCCGATTTCAAAGTGCACGGCGCGCTCGGTGAAATGGCGCTGCGCGTCGAGAACAACGGCATTCGGGTTCGGCGCAGCGCGTGCCCGAATCAAGTCTGCGTCAAACAAGGCGCGGCGCGGCGGCCGGGTGAAATGCTGGTTTGTGTTCCGAACCGCATGATCGTTTTCATTCGCGGCAAGGCGGCAACGGAGATGCCGCCGGCTTCCGAAAAAACGCCGGTAGAGCGCCGGGGCGATGCGGTCACTTATTAA
- a CDS encoding HAMP domain-containing protein, with protein sequence MSLAFWDEQIDRLRTGLRGFIARGAELFSSLEIKFKLSINIAVIVVLVIFTYSMLILPGERRVLTKAAENTCAVLLKKLSQNVRAPMLESVLVPARLDEVTTEVLRTKNMNVDGLEYIFVKNRRDSLIAHSDLGEPKRGGILRPAEITELFKSEKMLFRENNQFYEYYYPILQLDRDQARKIPLGYAGVGFSKNFIDAPLNNAKKLIFSYAALVIIVSVWLIYFFARKMVNQIHELSRLAREVGGGNLEVRVEPRSKDELGQLVREFNNMVTHLREKVQMQKFVSKLTVEMIQGGRGAMESQEGDRRYTTIFFSDIRNFSTYAELSEPEQIIKLINIYFNVQTQIIEANGGVVDKFMGDQIMALFQGPKSVENAVRAAVEIQRAVRELNKQRDAAGELPLWVGIGINHGLAVMGKMGSKNRMDYTVIGDVVNIANRLCSLARAGQIVVEYSLTRRLNGHYAFTRLEPIYVRNRMKPVDICEIDYDREIIM encoded by the coding sequence ATGAGTTTGGCGTTTTGGGATGAACAAATCGACCGTCTGCGTACCGGGCTGCGGGGTTTCATCGCGCGCGGCGCAGAGCTCTTCAGCTCGCTTGAAATCAAATTCAAGCTGAGCATCAACATCGCCGTCATCGTCGTGCTGGTGATTTTTACCTACAGCATGCTGATTCTGCCTGGCGAACGCCGGGTGTTGACCAAAGCCGCGGAAAACACTTGCGCCGTGCTGCTCAAGAAGTTGAGCCAAAACGTACGCGCCCCGATGCTGGAGAGCGTTCTGGTGCCGGCGCGGCTGGATGAAGTGACCACTGAAGTGTTGCGCACAAAAAACATGAACGTCGACGGCTTGGAATATATTTTCGTCAAAAACCGCCGCGATTCACTGATCGCGCACAGCGATCTCGGCGAGCCTAAGCGCGGCGGGATTTTGCGCCCGGCGGAAATTACCGAATTGTTCAAAAGCGAAAAAATGCTTTTTCGCGAAAACAATCAATTTTATGAGTATTATTATCCCATTTTGCAATTGGACAGAGATCAGGCTCGTAAGATTCCCCTGGGCTATGCCGGCGTCGGTTTTTCCAAAAATTTTATAGATGCGCCGTTGAATAATGCCAAAAAGCTGATTTTTTCCTATGCGGCGCTCGTCATCATCGTCTCGGTGTGGCTGATCTATTTTTTCGCCCGCAAAATGGTCAACCAAATTCACGAGTTGTCGCGCCTGGCCCGCGAAGTCGGTGGCGGCAATTTGGAGGTTCGCGTCGAGCCGCGCAGCAAAGACGAGCTTGGCCAGCTCGTGCGCGAATTCAACAACATGGTGACACACCTGCGTGAAAAAGTGCAGATGCAAAAATTCGTTTCCAAGCTGACGGTGGAGATGATTCAAGGCGGCCGCGGCGCCATGGAGTCGCAGGAGGGCGACCGGCGCTACACGACGATTTTTTTCTCCGACATCCGCAATTTTTCGACCTACGCCGAGCTTTCCGAGCCGGAACAAATCATCAAGCTTATTAATATTTATTTCAACGTGCAGACGCAGATCATCGAAGCCAACGGCGGGGTGGTGGACAAATTCATGGGCGATCAAATCATGGCGCTGTTTCAAGGCCCGAAAAGCGTCGAGAACGCGGTGCGCGCCGCGGTGGAGATTCAACGCGCGGTGCGCGAGCTGAACAAACAACGCGACGCCGCCGGCGAGCTGCCGCTGTGGGTCGGCATCGGCATCAATCACGGTTTGGCGGTGATGGGGAAAATGGGTTCGAAAAACCGCATGGATTACACCGTGATCGGTGACGTGGTGAATATCGCCAACCGTTTGTGCAGCCTGGCCCGTGCTGGCCAAATCGTCGTCGAATACAGCTTGACCCGCCGTCTGAACGGCCACTATGCCTTTACGCGCTTGGAGCCGATTTACGTCAGAAACCGGATGAAGCCGGTTGATATTTGCGAGATTGACTACGATCGTGAAATTATTATGTAG